GCAGTGTAGGTGCCCCTGCCCCGCCGGGGCCGGGCATCTCGCCGATCGCCCTGGTCACTAGGCTCACATCCGTGACCAGCCAGGCGTGGGACCCGACCGCTTTCCGGACCGAGGTCCAGGCCACCCTCGACGCGTTCCTGGCCGACCAGGCCGCCCGGCTCGCCCCGCTCGGCGGCGACGCCGCGCGGCTGCTGTCCGAGGCCCGGGTGACCGTCACCGGCGGCAAGCGGTTCCGGGCGGCGTTCTGTCACTGGGGGTACGCCGCGCTCGCCGGCGCGCCGACGGGCGACGACGCCGAGGCGGTACGCCGGGCCGCGGCCGCGCTGGAGCTGCTGCACGCCAGCGCACTGGTCCACGACGACCTGATGGACGCCTCCGACACCCGCCGTGGCCGCTCGGCCACCCACCGCACCTTCGAGCGGGCCCACCGCGCCGACGGCTGGCGGGGCGACCCGGAGCAGTACGGCGCCGCGGCCGCGATCCTGCTCGGCGACCTGCTGCTGTCCTGGTCCGACGAGCTGCTGCGCCGCTGCGGGCTGGGCTGGGACCGGGTCGGGCCGGCCCTCGACGTGTTCGACCTGTGCCGCTCCGAGGTGATCGCCGGCCAGTTCCTCGACGTGTCCGTGCAGGCCCGGGGACGCGCCGACGTCGCGCAGGCGATGACCGTGCTGCGCTACAAGTCCGCGAAGTACTCCATCGAGCGGCCGATCCACGTGGGCGCCGCGCTCGCCGGCGCCGACGCGAT
This region of Nocardioides sp. L-11A genomic DNA includes:
- a CDS encoding polyprenyl synthetase family protein, whose protein sequence is MTSQAWDPTAFRTEVQATLDAFLADQAARLAPLGGDAARLLSEARVTVTGGKRFRAAFCHWGYAALAGAPTGDDAEAVRRAAAALELLHASALVHDDLMDASDTRRGRSATHRTFERAHRADGWRGDPEQYGAAAAILLGDLLLSWSDELLRRCGLGWDRVGPALDVFDLCRSEVIAGQFLDVSVQARGRADVAQAMTVLRYKSAKYSIERPIHVGAALAGADAITLDRLSAFGLPLGEAFQLRDDLLGVFGDPATTGKPAGDDLVEGKRTVLVALALAQAAPADAERLDAALGTALSEAEVADLRAIIDGCGARAEVETMIDDLARQAVEALRGGQADAGWDAAACGVLEQLAAAATRRTR